A single region of the Halorubrum depositum genome encodes:
- a CDS encoding Gfo/Idh/MocA family protein, producing MAMRAAVIGTGADTDEPDRTGYAMAYRHAPGYQRLDGVELVACADIVRENAESFAQSFGIRPEHVYEDYEAMLAGAEPDLVSVCVPPALHAQIVVDCAESGVPLAIHCEKPMATTWGDCRRMVEVCDREGVQLSINHQRRFGAPFTRAKSLLDDGTVGDLERIEFGEVNLFDAGTHQFDLAGYFADWSPVEWVLAGADFSEENEWFGTRNESQGLAQWYTESGVRGIASTGEGPGMGPEFTGCYMRLIGEDGAIELGVEGGPPLRYRTDGGWNAVDTDESIHRPQPGKLRVGLGKVAERSPFGDKRAFLPTSFVERAIEDVVDALREDREPATSGDRSLYAAELPFASWESVRRRGRVALPLEIDGNPLEALVESQERDGEGDGGETTGAETDDQTATSANE from the coding sequence ATGGCAATGAGAGCCGCGGTCATCGGTACCGGCGCGGACACCGACGAACCCGACCGCACCGGCTACGCGATGGCGTATCGGCACGCGCCGGGGTACCAGCGACTCGACGGGGTCGAGCTGGTGGCGTGCGCGGACATCGTCCGAGAGAACGCCGAGTCGTTCGCCCAGTCGTTCGGCATCCGGCCCGAGCATGTGTACGAGGACTACGAGGCGATGCTCGCCGGCGCGGAGCCCGACCTCGTGAGCGTCTGCGTCCCTCCCGCGCTCCACGCGCAGATCGTCGTCGACTGCGCCGAGAGCGGCGTCCCGCTCGCGATCCACTGCGAGAAGCCGATGGCGACGACGTGGGGGGACTGCCGCCGGATGGTGGAGGTGTGCGACCGCGAGGGCGTGCAGCTCTCGATCAACCACCAGCGTCGCTTCGGGGCCCCGTTCACGCGGGCGAAGTCGCTGCTCGACGACGGGACCGTCGGCGACCTCGAGCGGATCGAGTTCGGCGAGGTGAATCTCTTCGACGCCGGCACCCACCAGTTCGATCTCGCCGGCTACTTCGCCGACTGGTCGCCCGTCGAGTGGGTGTTGGCTGGCGCCGACTTCAGCGAGGAGAACGAGTGGTTCGGAACGCGGAACGAGAGCCAGGGGCTCGCGCAGTGGTACACCGAAAGCGGCGTCCGCGGCATCGCCTCGACGGGCGAGGGACCGGGCATGGGTCCCGAGTTCACCGGGTGTTACATGCGACTGATCGGCGAGGACGGCGCGATCGAGCTCGGCGTCGAGGGCGGGCCCCCGCTCAGATACCGAACAGACGGCGGGTGGAACGCGGTCGACACCGATGAGAGCATTCACCGCCCGCAGCCCGGGAAACTCCGCGTGGGGCTCGGGAAAGTCGCCGAACGGAGCCCGTTCGGTGACAAGCGTGCGTTCCTCCCCACCTCGTTCGTCGAACGGGCCATCGAGGACGTCGTCGACGCGCTCCGAGAGGACCGGGAACCGGCGACTAGCGGCGATCGGTCGCTGTACGCGGCGGAGCTGCCGTTCGCGTCCTGGGAGTCGGTCAGGCGGCGCGGTCGCGTGGCGCTCCCGCTGGAGATCGACGGCAACCCCCTCGAGGCGCTCGTCGAATCTCAGGAACGAGACGGCGAGGGTGACGGCGGCGAGACCACCGGGGCGGAAACCGACGACCAGACCGCGACGTCGGCGAACGAGTGA
- a CDS encoding acyltransferase, with amino-acid sequence MSSSDDDGNGTADGDVGSGGNGDVASNATLGTGDGAEPVIGTDATIRSDSVIYDDVVVGDGFQTGHGVLVREETEIGDDVLVGTQTVIDGYSTVGSGVSLQSQVYVPSNTTIGDDVFVGPGAVLTNDPFPVRQDVELTGPTIEDHASIGANATVLPGVTVGRGAFVAAGAVVTKDVPPETLAVGCPATIEPLPDELSGDNRIRDEPGSDSR; translated from the coding sequence ATGAGCTCGTCGGACGACGACGGGAACGGTACGGCGGACGGCGACGTCGGGTCGGGCGGCAACGGGGACGTCGCGTCGAACGCGACGCTCGGAACCGGGGACGGAGCCGAGCCGGTCATCGGGACCGACGCGACGATTCGTTCGGACTCGGTGATCTACGACGACGTGGTCGTCGGCGACGGGTTCCAAACCGGACACGGCGTGCTCGTCCGCGAGGAGACCGAGATCGGCGACGACGTGCTCGTCGGGACGCAGACGGTCATCGACGGGTACTCCACCGTCGGATCCGGCGTCAGCCTCCAGAGCCAGGTGTACGTGCCGTCGAACACGACGATCGGCGACGACGTCTTCGTCGGTCCGGGCGCCGTGTTGACGAACGATCCGTTTCCGGTCCGTCAGGACGTGGAGCTGACCGGGCCGACGATCGAGGACCACGCCTCTATCGGCGCGAACGCGACCGTGCTTCCCGGGGTCACCGTCGGCCGCGGCGCGTTCGTCGCCGCGGGCGCGGTCGTCACGAAGGACGTCCCGCCGGAGACGCTCGCCGTCGGCTGTCCTGCGACGATCGAGCCCCTCCCCGACGAACTGAGCGGGGACAACCGGATCCGGGACGAACCGGGGTCCGATAGCCGATGA